The Vibrio marisflavi CECT 7928 region TCTAAAGATTTGGCTACATATTGGTCTTGAATTTCTTCAGGTGAGTTCAATAACTTAAAGCGCCAATTCCCATTGAGTAAACGGCGGTTGGTTACCGTTTTATCCAAGGCCTTTTGCTCACATTCAAAGCTAAAAAGTGGGCTGTGTGCTTTTAATGTGTTGATTTTGACAGCTTGAGGGTTTTCCCAATCGCGTCTTTGGAGGATGTCGCTTAAAGAGGTCATGATCTGAAAATCCATTCTTAATAGTTAATACGTTTGTATGCCGACAGAGTAATTATATGTGGAAACGTTTTCTGTGTGTTTTAGCTATTTTTTCAGTAAGGAGTAAGTTTAAGTGCGTATTTGTGATCTCGAACTCATATTTTTGTGGCTAAACCTCAGTTATTAGAAATAACTTGCATCTAAAGTGGCTTGCCATCGTGTTGGCTGTGGGAGTTTAAGAAGGTTGGGAGCGTTATTCTTGCCTAATCTAGTTATTTATAATGTGTATCAGTGTCTCAATTTTCATTAAAAAATGAAAACGTTTCCATGTTATTGCAGACGATCACAGAATGAAAACCACCATCTAGTTAGCATATTTTTCCGCCAATAGTGACAAACATAAAAATAAGCAAGGTTACTTCAGTACAACTTTGCGATTGGCGATAAGATAACTGTGAAACTCAAAGGATAACGACTATGTCTGATACCATCACGTTAAGGACGAAAGCTTCTTATGGTGTAGGTGCCTTAGGAAAGGATTTTGCCTGTGCCCCTATTTATATCTTTCTAATGTTCTACTTTACTGATGTAGCAGGGATCTCCGCTGCGTACGTCGGTACCATATTTTTAGCAGCTAGGATTATTGATGCTGTGACAGATCCGATGATGGGGATGGTGGTAGACAATACTCGTTCAAGGTTTGGCAAATTTCGCCCATGGATTGTGATTGGTACACTGTTAAATGCATTGGTCCTTGTTGCTCTTTTTAGTACCCATATGTTTGAAGGGACGATGCTATATGTATATGCGGCAGTCGTATACATTTTGTGGGGGTTGACTTACACCATTATGGATATTCCATACTGGTCGATGATTCCTGCTCTGTCTCGTTCGCGCCGAGAAAGAGAGAAGTTGGTGGTTTGGCCAAGACTGTTTGCTAGCCTAGCTTGGTTCATAACCGGTACGTATGGTTTGCACATTGTTGGTGTACTTGGTGATGGAAATCAGGGTGATGGCTTTTTTGAAGTTTCCATCATTATCGCAGTGATATTTTGCTTAAGCGCATTTCTAATCGCGCGAAATGTAAAGGAAAAAACCATCGCGGTAACAGGCGTCCCTGCGGAAAAGTTTAATTTTAAAGATGTGCTAGCCATTATTGGCAAAAACGATCAGCTTAAAGCGCTAATCGGCACGGTATTGTCGTTCCAAGTGGCCAACATGCTGGTTGGTGGTTTTGCGATTTACTATTTCTCTTACGCTTTAGGAAACCCTGAGCTATTCCCTGTTTATATGATGATAGCGGGAGCTGCAGAAGTTTTAGGCGTATTTACTTTCCCTAAAATCGCCAATATGTTGCCACGTAAAAACTTGTGGTTAATTGCGTGTGCTTTCCCAATTGTATCTTGCGTTGTTTTGTTACTGATGAGCGTAGCACTGCCTGGCAATACGATACTGATTGGTTTAGCGGGTGCTCTAATTAAATTTGGGGTAGGGATTACCAATGCGCTGCAAACGGTAATGTTGGCAGATGTTGTTGACTACGGAGAATATAAGACAGGCCGTCGAAGTGAAAGTGTGATTTTCTCAGTACAAACAATGCTGGTTAAGTTTGCTGGTGCAATGGGTGGCTTTATCGTCGGTATTGGCCTTTCAGTTGTCGGCTATGTACCCAATGTTGAGCAGTCGGCAACAACTGTTACAGGTATCGAGTTTATGATGATTGGATTGCCAGCGATTCTAATGCTAGTCAGGAGCTATGCTGGTTTCTGGTGTATGGAAGAGAAAAGAAGTTGCGGTGTAATCTGTTGATGTAGTTCTCACCAGAACGATTAACAGAAAGGTACACCGCATGACTGATAATACTGTTGTTTCACTGAATACACCACAAGACCCGCTCACTGAATTGATACGCCAAGGTGCAAGAGACTTAATTTCACAAGCTGTTGAAGCGGAGCTTCAGCAGCTGCTTACTCAATATCAGAATACGATGGTTGACGGCAAACAAGCCATAGTTCGCAATGGTTTCTTACCTGAGAGAACCTTACAAACAGGTGTCGGCGATGTGGAAGTGCAAATTCCTAAGGTACGAGATCGCTCAGGGAATGGTGTTAAATTTAATAGCAGCTTGATACCACCGTATCTCAAGCGAACTAAAAACATAGCAACACTGCTCCCACTGCTCTATCTCAAGGGGATATCGACGGGCGATATGCTACCCGCTCTTGAGTCGCTGCTCGGTAAGGATGCAAAAGGACTCTCAGCCAACAGTATCTGTCGCCTCAAGGAGCAATGGCATGAAGAATACGAGCAGTGGCGCAAACGAGACCTCGGTAAGCGTCGCTATGTCTACGTCTGGGCTGACGGTATTTACTGTCACGTCAGAATGGACGACAAGCTCTGTTTGC contains the following coding sequences:
- the melB gene encoding melibiose:sodium transporter MelB yields the protein MSDTITLRTKASYGVGALGKDFACAPIYIFLMFYFTDVAGISAAYVGTIFLAARIIDAVTDPMMGMVVDNTRSRFGKFRPWIVIGTLLNALVLVALFSTHMFEGTMLYVYAAVVYILWGLTYTIMDIPYWSMIPALSRSRREREKLVVWPRLFASLAWFITGTYGLHIVGVLGDGNQGDGFFEVSIIIAVIFCLSAFLIARNVKEKTIAVTGVPAEKFNFKDVLAIIGKNDQLKALIGTVLSFQVANMLVGGFAIYYFSYALGNPELFPVYMMIAGAAEVLGVFTFPKIANMLPRKNLWLIACAFPIVSCVVLLLMSVALPGNTILIGLAGALIKFGVGITNALQTVMLADVVDYGEYKTGRRSESVIFSVQTMLVKFAGAMGGFIVGIGLSVVGYVPNVEQSATTVTGIEFMMIGLPAILMLVRSYAGFWCMEEKRSCGVIC